One segment of Macrotis lagotis isolate mMagLag1 chromosome 1, bilby.v1.9.chrom.fasta, whole genome shotgun sequence DNA contains the following:
- the CCDC54 gene encoding LOW QUALITY PROTEIN: coiled-coil domain-containing protein 54 (The sequence of the model RefSeq protein was modified relative to this genomic sequence to represent the inferred CDS: inserted 1 base in 1 codon; deleted 3 bases in 2 codons; substituted 2 bases at 2 genomic stop codons): MAMIGAGLEVIWRRMAIGLISKIPMTRNLENGFLKIIKNPVQKVYAFLPQTTVKVLGKADCPIHAFSRDEKMNVPLTVMFQDIKTSQDVLLSQLTYITTAVSIIQEKIDTYQKQMEMIETRVSVHEDRQSKMANDLLLIKDVTVLKKTATDLXTHIACSTVHCVKIPDGEQSRAIVELIHNVMGSTIQQKSLVATAELKKVHGHQDPNSAKMKKNCLPDDANLEGXXSRKLGEELKKANSNIFVYPDFSTWITFVQGGKWKCFLSVTKLEEFIQWVLTRPASFLGKSQLIAQKHYPFAGPFTCLTTLCLSAFNYLCFFFSFCERTSN, from the exons ATGGCAATGATTGGAGCAGGATTGGAAGTCATTTGGAGGAGAATGGCAATTGGACTTATAAGTAAAATCCCTATGACAAG AAATCTTGAGAATGGATTCCTCAAAATCATCAAAAACCCTGTCCAGAAGGTTTATGCTTTCTTG CCCCAGACTACAGTAAAAGTACTCGGTAAGGCTGATTGTCCCATACATGCCTTtagtagagatgagaaaatgaatgtACCTTTAACTGTAATGTTTCAAGACATTAAAACTTCACAGGATGTCCTTCTGAGCCAGTTGACTTACATTACTACTGCTGTGTCCataatccaggaa aaaattgacactTATCAGAAGCAGATGGAAATGATAGAAACCAGGGTGAGTGTTCATGAAGACAGGCAGTCCAAAATGGCTAATGATCTCCTCTTAATAAAAGATGTCACTGTTTTGAAGAAGACAGCCACAGATC AAACTCATATAGCATGTTCCACTGTACACTGTGTGAAGATTCCTGATGGAGAGCAGAGCAGAGCAATAGTGGAACTTATTCACAATGTCATGGGATCTACAATACAACAAAAGTCACTGGTGGCCACAGCTGAATTAAAGAAAGTCCATGGT CATCAGGATCCAAACTctgccaagatgaaaaaaaactgTCTCCCAGATGATGCAAACCTTGAAGGATAATAGTCAAGAAAACTCggtgaagaacttaaaaaagcaaattcaaaTATCTTTGTTTATCCAGACTTTAGTACATGGATCACTTTTGTCCAGGGTGGAAAGTGGAAATGTTTTCTCAGTGTGACCAAATTGGAAGAATTCATCCAATGGGTCCTTACTAGACCAGCCAGCTTCCTTGGAAAGTCCCAGCTCATAGCTCAAAAACATTATCCATTTGCTGGGCCTTTCACATGCCTGACTACTCTATGTCTATCTGCTTTCAATTacctctgcttctttttttcattctgtgaAAGAACAAGTAACTAA